In Cucurbita pepo subsp. pepo cultivar mu-cu-16 chromosome LG04, ASM280686v2, whole genome shotgun sequence, the following are encoded in one genomic region:
- the LOC111794004 gene encoding flap endonuclease 1 isoform X1, giving the protein MGIKGLTKLLADNAPKGMKEQKFESYFGRKIAIDASMSIYQFLIVVGRSGTEMLTNEAGEVTSHLQGMFNRTIRLLEAGVKPVYVFDGKPPDLKKQELAKRYSKRADATADLADAIEVGNKEDIEKFSKRTVKVTKQHNDDCKRLLRLMGVPVIEAPSEAEAQCAALCKLGKVYAVASEDMDSLTFGSPRFLRHLMDPSSRKIPVMEFEVAKILEELNLTMDQFVDLCILSGCDYCDSIRGIGGQTALKLIRQHGSIESILENINKERYQIPEGWPFQEARQLFKEPLVCTDEEQLDIKWTTPDEEGLISFLVNENGFNSDRVTKAVEKIKAAKNKSSQGRMESFFKPVTNPSVSTKRKVTKCVLKSPKPGIQHKYSPQAFYPSRTKVIGSLGTPILDHSSKYSGSRPLVMAVCFGT; this is encoded by the exons ATGGGCATTAAG GGTTTAACCAAGCTTTTAGCTGACAATGCTCCCAAAGGCATGAAGGAGCAGAAGTTCGAAAGCTATTTTGGACGAAAAATCGCAATTGATGCCAGCATGAGTATCTATCAATTTCTT ATTGTCGTGGGTAGAAGTGGGACTGAGATGTTGACCAACGAAGCTGGTGAAGTCACTAG CCATTTGCAAGGGATGTTTAACCGGACAATAAGGCTTCTCGAAGCTGGAGTTAAGCCAGT CTATGTCTTTGATGGAAAGCCTCCTGATTTGAAAAAGCAAGAACTTGCAAAACG TTATTCAAAGAGAGCAGATGCTACTGCAGACCTGGCAGATGCAATTGAG GTTGGAAACAAGGAGGACATTGAGAAATTCAGTAAAAGGACGGTCAAG GTTACAAAGCAGCACAATGATGACTGTAAAAGACTTTTGAGACTCATGGGAGTGCCTGTGATCGAG GCTCCCTCGGAAGCTGAGGCACAATGTGCTGCGCTTTGCAAGTTAGGAAAG GTTTATGCTGTGGCATCAGAAGACATGGATTCACTAACATTTGGATCTCCTAGATTTCTTCGTCATTTAATGGATCCCAGCTCAAGGAAGATCCCAGTTATGGAATTTGAAGTTGCAAAG ATTTTGGAGGAGCTGAACCTTACCATGGATCAATTTGTCGATTTGTGCATTCTTTCTGGATGTGATTATTGTGACAGTATCCGAG GTATAGGGGGACAGACTGCTTTAAAGCTTATCCGTCAACATGGGTCTATAGAAAGTATACTAGAGAACATCAATAAAGAAAG GTACCAAATTCCAGAGGGTTGGCCATTTCAAGAGGCCCGACAGCTTTTTAAAGAACCACTAGTGTGTACTGACGAAGAGCAACTTGACATTAAGTGGACTACTCCAGATGAAGAA GGCTTAATCTCATTTTTGGTGAATGAGAATGGGTTCAATAGCGATAGAGTAACAAAG gcagttgaaaaaattaaagcaGCCAAGAACAAGTCATCACAGGGCCG GATGGAGTCATTTTTCAAGCCAGTAACCAATCCTTCAGTATCCACTAAGAGAAAG GTAACCAAATGTGTACTTAAGTCTCCTAAACCAGGAATCCAGCATAAATACTCTCCACAAGCTTTTTATCCGTCAAGGACAAAGGTCATTGGCAGCCTAGGGACGCCAATATTAGACCATTCTTCCAAGTACTCAGGGTCAAGGCCATTAGTCATGGCTGTTTGCTTCGGCACATGA
- the LOC111794004 gene encoding flap endonuclease 1 isoform X2, which yields MGIKGLTKLLADNAPKGMKEQKFESYFGRKIAIDASMSIYQFLIVVGRSGTEMLTNEAGEVTSHLQGMFNRTIRLLEAGVKPVYVFDGKPPDLKKQELAKRYSKRADATADLADAIEVGNKEDIEKFSKRTVKVTKQHNDDCKRLLRLMGVPVIEAPSEAEAQCAALCKLGKVYAVASEDMDSLTFGSPRFLRHLMDPSSRKIPVMEFEVAKILEELNLTMDQFVDLCILSGCDYCDSIRGIGGQTALKLIRQHGSIESILENINKERYQIPEGWPFQEARQLFKEPLVCTDEEQLDIKWTTPDEEGLISFLVNENGFNSDRVTKAVEKIKAAKNKSSQGRMESFFKPVTNPSVSTKRKETSEKPTKQAITKKSKSSGGKRK from the exons ATGGGCATTAAG GGTTTAACCAAGCTTTTAGCTGACAATGCTCCCAAAGGCATGAAGGAGCAGAAGTTCGAAAGCTATTTTGGACGAAAAATCGCAATTGATGCCAGCATGAGTATCTATCAATTTCTT ATTGTCGTGGGTAGAAGTGGGACTGAGATGTTGACCAACGAAGCTGGTGAAGTCACTAG CCATTTGCAAGGGATGTTTAACCGGACAATAAGGCTTCTCGAAGCTGGAGTTAAGCCAGT CTATGTCTTTGATGGAAAGCCTCCTGATTTGAAAAAGCAAGAACTTGCAAAACG TTATTCAAAGAGAGCAGATGCTACTGCAGACCTGGCAGATGCAATTGAG GTTGGAAACAAGGAGGACATTGAGAAATTCAGTAAAAGGACGGTCAAG GTTACAAAGCAGCACAATGATGACTGTAAAAGACTTTTGAGACTCATGGGAGTGCCTGTGATCGAG GCTCCCTCGGAAGCTGAGGCACAATGTGCTGCGCTTTGCAAGTTAGGAAAG GTTTATGCTGTGGCATCAGAAGACATGGATTCACTAACATTTGGATCTCCTAGATTTCTTCGTCATTTAATGGATCCCAGCTCAAGGAAGATCCCAGTTATGGAATTTGAAGTTGCAAAG ATTTTGGAGGAGCTGAACCTTACCATGGATCAATTTGTCGATTTGTGCATTCTTTCTGGATGTGATTATTGTGACAGTATCCGAG GTATAGGGGGACAGACTGCTTTAAAGCTTATCCGTCAACATGGGTCTATAGAAAGTATACTAGAGAACATCAATAAAGAAAG GTACCAAATTCCAGAGGGTTGGCCATTTCAAGAGGCCCGACAGCTTTTTAAAGAACCACTAGTGTGTACTGACGAAGAGCAACTTGACATTAAGTGGACTACTCCAGATGAAGAA GGCTTAATCTCATTTTTGGTGAATGAGAATGGGTTCAATAGCGATAGAGTAACAAAG gcagttgaaaaaattaaagcaGCCAAGAACAAGTCATCACAGGGCCG GATGGAGTCATTTTTCAAGCCAGTAACCAATCCTTCAGTATCCACTAAGAGAAAG